From the Polaribacter gangjinensis genome, the window GGCACATCAACTTCTGCATCTTTACATGATTCGTTGATTTGATATATAATTTCATCAATCATATATTGGTAATCAAATTCAAATGCCAACGAATTTTTGATTGGAAAGCCACCTCCAATATTCAAACTATCCAATGTTGGGCACACTTTTTTTAAGCTGATATAGACAGAAATACATTTCAACAACTCGTTCCAATAATACGCATTGTCTCTAATCCCTGTATTGATAAAAAAATGCAACATTTTTAATTCTACTTTTTTATCATCAGCAATTTCTCTTTCATAGAAAGAAACAATATTCTTGTATCCTATACCTAATCTTGAGGTGTAAAACTCAAATTTTGGTTCCTCTTCTGATGCGATTCTAATACCAACCTTGAATTTCTTTTTGATTTGCCCTTGCAACAACTCTAATTCTTCGTAATTATCGATAATTGGAATGCAATTATTGTGACCAGAATTGATCAAATCAGCAATATTTTCAATGTATTGATCTCTTTTAAATCCATTACAGATTACAAAATTTTTGTTGGTAATTTTACCTTCCTTTTTCAAGTTTTTAACGATATCAATGTCAAAAGCTGATGAAGTTTCAATATGAATATCATTTTTTAAAGCCTCATCTAATACGTATTTAAAGTGTGAACTTTTGGTACAATAGCTGTAAAAATACTTGCCTTTGTACTTGTGCTTTTTCATACTTTGCTTGAACCAATCTTTGGCTTTATTGATATTTTCTGAGATTTTTGGCAAATACGTAAATTTTAATGGAGAGCCATATTGCTCAATTAAATCCATTAAATTAATGTCATGCCAGAATAATTTATTGTTTTCAGTTTTAAATTCTTCTTGAGGAAAAACAAATGTTTGGTCTATTAAATCTTTATATTTTGTATTCACTTTCTGTTTTAATAAGGTATAATAAATAGTTTAAACTAAAATAATAGGCATTTTAGTATGAAAAATTTGGTATGCAAAAGTGATATTAATTACTGGATGATTTGCAGGTAAACAACGTGCAATTTAAAATATCGTTGCAATTCTTTTAGAAAATAAAATGGAGAAATCTCACTTTTTTTGTAGCATTTCCAGAATGCTGAGTGGCTTCTTTTCTCCAAAAATTGATAACGTTCGAAATCAGAAAAACAAAACATTTTACTTACATATGTATCGCAAAAATAATTGTTTTTAACATACAAAATCATAAAAGTAAAAAAAAGTGATTTTTTTTTCAACTTAGGTATTTATTTTATTTTAAACCTTTAATCTTCAGGCGGATGTCCATGAATTTGTTCGTAAATTTCATCAAAATTCGAACGCAAATGGGTATTCAATTTTTTTCGATAATCGTCTTTCAACCAAGTTACAAAATTATGTGTACTTTTTGAGATGCATTTGGCATATCTATTAATTCTGTCGTCAATTTCTTCTCCTAATTTTTTGGCTAAAATCAACGCATCAAAAACATCTTCGCTGTTTTCTACACAAATTTTTGCATGGTGCTCTATGGATTTTTCCAAAACTCGTTTAGAGGACTCTCCTGCTCTAATGGTTTCGATATACACTCTTTTAACATCAAAAAATAAGTCTTTTGAGTTGGCGAAATCTTTTTTAACATCCGCAGGCAATTCGTATCTAAAAGAGCTTTCAATTTCTTCGTCAGATAATATGGCAT encodes:
- a CDS encoding arginine decarboxylase, whose amino-acid sequence is MNTKYKDLIDQTFVFPQEEFKTENNKLFWHDINLMDLIEQYGSPLKFTYLPKISENINKAKDWFKQSMKKHKYKGKYFYSYCTKSSHFKYVLDEALKNDIHIETSSAFDIDIVKNLKKEGKITNKNFVICNGFKRDQYIENIADLINSGHNNCIPIIDNYEELELLQGQIKKKFKVGIRIASEEEPKFEFYTSRLGIGYKNIVSFYEREIADDKKVELKMLHFFINTGIRDNAYYWNELLKCISVYISLKKVCPTLDSLNIGGGFPIKNSLAFEFDYQYMIDEIIYQINESCKDAEVDVPHIFTEFGSFTVGEASGAIYEVLYQKKQNDRERWNMINSSFITTLPDSWAINKRFIMLPINKWNYKYERVLLGGLTCDSDDYYNSEQHINAIYLPIYEKDRPLYIGFFNTGAYQETIGGFGGLQHCLVPHPKMILIDKDAEGNIVTKVFKEQQKSSELLSILGY